A single window of Solanum dulcamara chromosome 5, daSolDulc1.2, whole genome shotgun sequence DNA harbors:
- the LOC129888778 gene encoding uncharacterized protein LOC129888778, translating into MSTSRGRGGRKGAQSAHYSRRNYNQNWVIKSSNEQQGSQLSSSSLNSGENDEVLPVIATVKEPISIDPQGSQHSEFVRRPHRNPIYPEGSQLSFSSSLKSGEDVEVLPVMENVQEPISEFVRKDKIPHQNRRNSKRVSRNRHAYGVSGNFKKKSESSREVVGVLSSHVEEKLSGDSVDKVEGSGLCNDADGVSTRLEELQLGAEEPELSTKQLRINDQAQEDELLALESIFGDNVFILDRRNGLRSFQIHVHIEVPDELTVSVNLSSSDALGIPDDSSPELSYSLKVEHLPPIVLTCLLPKSYPSHLAPHFTISVQWLNSANISSLCSMLDSIWNEQLGQEVLYQWVEWLHAFSLSHLQFDQEIKLGFCAESHIGDRRAISGTVSPEVDIPSLKIYDEEQRHENFRRNIHQCCICFNEFLGMEFVRLPCHHFFCWNCLKTFSDMHVKEGTITKLLCPEAKCGGMIPPGLLKRLLGEVEFERWESLMLQKTLESMKDVCYCPRCETVCIEDEDQHAQCAKCFFSFCTLCKEKRHVGVTCMTPEMKLLILQERQSSSQLKDSQRQREKEMINDILSMREIHRSAKQCPSCKMAISRTEGCNKMVCDNCGGYFCYRCNQAIDGYEHFRDGKCELFPPEEIQMWEERINARQVIGQIQAQMLPNRARPCPNCGQMNAKAGNNNHMFCWACQNHYCYLCGKTVKRSSQHYGPKGCKQHTTDE; encoded by the exons ATGTCCACTTCAAGAGGAAGAGGAGGCCGCAAAGGAGCACAATCAGCTCATTATTCTCGTCGCAACTACAATCAAAATTGGGTAATCAAATCTTCAAATGAACAACAAGGGTCACAATTATCCTCCTCTTCTTTGAATTCAGGTGAAAATGATGAAGTTTTGCCTGTAATAGCAACTGTAAAAGAACCCATTTCAATTGACCCACAAGGTTCACAACACTCGGAGTTTGTTCGAAGACCCCATCGAAATCCGATCTACCCAGAAGGGTCACAACTATCATTCTCATCCTCTTTGAAATCAGGGGAAGATGTAGAGGTTTTGCCTGTAATGGAAAATGTACAAGAACCCATCTCGGAGTTTGTTCGGAAGGACAAAATCCCCCATCAGAATCGTAGGAATTCCAAAAGGGTATCCCGGAACAGGCATGCTTATGGGGTTAGTGGTAATTTCAAGAAGAAATCAGAAAGTTCTAGAGAGGTGGTTGGTGTTCTGAGTTCTCATGTGGAAGAAAAGTTATCTGGTGATAGTGTAGATAAAGTTGAGGGGTCTGGTTTGTGTAATGATGCTGATGGTGTTTCGACAAGGCTGGAGGAGCTGCAATTGGGTGCTGAGGAGCCGGAATTATCGACTAAACAGCTTAGAATCAATGATCAAGCACAGGAGGATGAG TTACTAGCGCTGGAATCAATTTTTGGTGACAATGTCTTCATTCTTGATAGACGAAATGGTCTACGATCTTTTCAG ATTCATGTACATATTGAAGTTCCTGATGAGCTGACGGTATCTGTAAATCTGAGTTCCTCTGATGCTCTTGGAATACCAGATGATAGTTCACCTGAGTTATCATACTCCCTCAAAGTTGAGCATCTGCCACCGATTGTGTTGACGTGTTTACTACCTAAATCATATCCGAGCCACCTTGCTCCTCACTTTACAATCTCTGTCCAGTGGTTGAATTCAGCAAACATTTCCTCTCTTTGCTCCATGCTTGATTCAATCTGGAATGAACAATTAGGTCAAGAAGTTTTATACCAGTGGGTGGAGTGGTTGCATGCCTTTTCTCTTTCTCATTTGCAGTTTGATCAAGAAATAAAGTTAGGTTTTTGTGCCGAGAGTCATATTGGAGATCGGCGTGCAATTTCAGGAACTGTCTCACCGGAGGTTGATATCCCCTCGCTCAAGATCTATGACGAGGAACAGCGACATGAGAATTTCCGTAGAAACATTCATCAATGCTGCATCTGTTTCAATGAATTTCTTG gtATGGAGTTTGTGAGGTTGCCATGTCATCACTTCTTTTGCTGGAATTGCTTGAAAACTTTCTCCGACATGCATGTCAAGGAAGGTACAATCACCAAGCTTTTGTGCCCCGAGGCAAAATGTGGAGGTATGATTCCTCCAGGTTTGCTAAAGCGGTTGCTTGGTGAAGTGGAATTTGAACGCTGGGAATCATTGATGTTACAGAAAACATTAGAATCAATGAAGGATGTCTGCTATTGCCCAAGATGTGAAACAGTATGCATCGAGGATGAAGATCAGCATGCCCAATGTGCAAAATGCTTCTTTAGTTTTTGTACACTGTGCAAGGAGAAGCGTCATGTTGGAGTTACATGCATGACACCAGAAATGAAGCTTCTGATTTTGCAG GAGCGACAGAGTTCATCTCAATTGAAAGATAGCCAAAGACAGCGTGAGAAAGAAATGATTAATGACATTCTCAGTATGCGGGAAATTCATCGTTCTGCAAAGCAATGCCCTTCCTGTAAGATGGCTATCTCGCGAACTGAGGGCTGCAATAAGATGGTGTGCGATAATTGTGGAGGATACTTTTGCTATCGCTGTAACCAGGCGATTGATGGATATGAGCACTTCAG GGACGGGAAATGTGAACTTTTCCCGCCAGAAGAAATTCAGATGTGGGAAGAGAGGATTAATGCGCGCCAAGTTATCGGACAGATTCAAGCTCAAATGCTTCCTAATCGTGCTCGTCCATGCCCTAATTGTGGCCAAATGAACGCAAAG GCTGGTAATAACAATCACATGTTCTGCTGGGCATGCCAGAATCATTATTGTTACCTGTGTGGAAAGACGGTGAAGCGCAGCTCCCAGCATTATGGACCTAAGGGCTGCAAACAACATACTACTGATGAATAG
- the LOC129888780 gene encoding dolichol-phosphate mannose synthase subunit 2-like encodes MELADRVVGLLLTLTSLSIFTYYTFWVIILPLVDSDHFVHKYFLPQEYAILIPVYAAVVLICFLSVFIGYVMFKSKKKKA; translated from the exons ATGGAGTTAGCGGACAGAGTGGTTGGGCTGCTTTTAACATTGACTAGTTTGTCCATTTTCACATATTATACCTTCTGGGTCATCATTCTG CCTCTTGTTGACAGCGATCATTTCGTGCACAAGTATTTTCTACCACAAGAATACGCAATTCTCATTCCTGTATATGCTGCAGTGGTGCTCATCTGCTTCTTGAGCGTGTTTATTGGATACGTCATGTTCAAGTCCAAGAAGAAGAAGGCATGA
- the LOC129888779 gene encoding plastoglobulin-1, chloroplastic-like isoform X1, whose translation MSILHSHSLIFNAKTTVKSYSFTSFLHSSLISSSRFRNHSQFSTHSSFSSFNDSRDFFVPKPKQNDGDSDDKPFTFIDEWGEKSKPEIRPMTKLSESDPPIDVDEWGRAESGSINSSGIEDEWGEKSFLELRPAKTISDSDPPIDEDEWIGAKLVVNNNIDRVRNQGVSEPELMEEDEWGEDERVAELKRCLMDTVYGTYFGIRASSEVRAEVLELVAQLEAANPTPNLVESPELLGGNWNLVFTAFSELLPLLAAGTIPLLKVEKISQTISTSRLIIENSTTLSSPVATLSFSATAAFEVRSPSRIQVEFKEGTFKPPELKSKIDLPKNLDIFGQNMSLSPVQQSLGPLENVVAGIARTISGLPPLKVPIQGERTKSWLITTYLDNDLRISRGDGGLFVLVKEESSLLDQ comes from the exons atgtctATTCTACACTCGCATTCTCTCATTTTCAACGCTAAAACCACTGTTAAATCCTACTCTTTCACTTCATTTCTTCATTCTTCTTTAATCTCAAGCTCTAGATTTAGAAATCATTCACAATTTTCAACTCATTCATCGTTTTCATCATTCAATGATTCTCGAGATTTTTTTGTACCAAAACCCAAGCAAAACGACGGTGATTCTGATGATAAACCATTCACATTTATTGATGAGTGGGGCGAGAAGTCGAAGCCGGAGATTCGACCGATGACGAAGTTATCGGAATCGGATCCTCCTATTGACGTAGACGAATGGGGAAGAGCTGAGTCAGGAAGCATCAATTCTTCAGGGATTGAAGATGAGTGGGGCGAGAAGTCGTTTCTGGAGCTCCGACCCGCGAAAACGATATCGGATTCGGATCCTCCTATTGACGAAGACGAATGGATCGGAGCTAAGCTTGTAGTCAACAACAACATTGATAGAGTTAGAAATCAGGGCGTTTCCGAACCCGAATTGATGGAGGAAGACGAATGGGGCGAAGATGAGAGAGTTGCAGAGTTGAAAAGGTGCTTAATGGACACGGTTTATGGGACGTATTTTGGGATCAGAGCGTCATCTGAGGTTCGAGCTGAGGTTCTGGAGCTGGTTGCTCAGTTGGAGGCAGCAAATCCAACTCCAAATCTAGTTGAATCGCCTGAATTGCTCGGTGGGAACTGGAATTTAGT GTTTACGGCATTTTCTGAGCTGTTACCTCTTCTGGCTGCGGGCACCATTCCCTTATTGAAGGTCGAAAAGATTAGTCAAACAATTAGTACAAGCCGCCTTATCATAGAGAACTCAACTACATTATCAAGTCCTGTTGCCACCTTGTCTTTCAGTGCAACTGCTGCTTTTGAAGTTCGAAGTCCATCAAGAATACAG GTTGAATTCAAAGAAGGGACATTTAAGCCTCCAGAGCTCAAGTCAAAAATAGATCTGCCAAAAAACTTGGATATCTTTGGCCAAAACATGAGTTTGTCACCTGTACAGCAATCTCTGGGTCCTCTTGAAAATGTTGTGGCAGGTATAGCCCGAACTATTTCTGGTCTGCCTCCTCTCAAGGTTCCAATTCAAGGTGAGAGGACAAAATCTTGGCTTATTACGACATACCTTGATAATGATCTCCGGATCTCTAGAGGAGATGGTGGGCTTTTTGTTCTCGTTAAGGAAGAGAGTTCTCTTCTAGATCAGTAA
- the LOC129888779 gene encoding probable plastid-lipid-associated protein 3, chloroplastic isoform X2, whose translation MSILHSHSLIFNAKTTVKSYSFTSFLHSSLISSSRFRNHSQFSTHSSFSSFNDSRDFFVPKPKQNDGDSDDKPFTFIDEWGEKSKPEIRPMTKLSESDPPIDVDEWGRAESGSINSSGIEDEWGEKSFLELRPAKTISDSDPPIDEDEWIGAKLVVNNNIDRVRNQGVSEPELMEEDEWGEDERVAELKRCLMDTVYGTYFGIRASSEVRAEVLELVAQLEAANPTPNLVESPELLGGNWNLVFTAFSELLPLLAAGTIPLLKVEKISQTISTSRLIIENSTTLSSPVATLSFSATAAFEVRSPSRIQVPFLDCTVISSERLNSKKGHLSLQSSSQK comes from the exons atgtctATTCTACACTCGCATTCTCTCATTTTCAACGCTAAAACCACTGTTAAATCCTACTCTTTCACTTCATTTCTTCATTCTTCTTTAATCTCAAGCTCTAGATTTAGAAATCATTCACAATTTTCAACTCATTCATCGTTTTCATCATTCAATGATTCTCGAGATTTTTTTGTACCAAAACCCAAGCAAAACGACGGTGATTCTGATGATAAACCATTCACATTTATTGATGAGTGGGGCGAGAAGTCGAAGCCGGAGATTCGACCGATGACGAAGTTATCGGAATCGGATCCTCCTATTGACGTAGACGAATGGGGAAGAGCTGAGTCAGGAAGCATCAATTCTTCAGGGATTGAAGATGAGTGGGGCGAGAAGTCGTTTCTGGAGCTCCGACCCGCGAAAACGATATCGGATTCGGATCCTCCTATTGACGAAGACGAATGGATCGGAGCTAAGCTTGTAGTCAACAACAACATTGATAGAGTTAGAAATCAGGGCGTTTCCGAACCCGAATTGATGGAGGAAGACGAATGGGGCGAAGATGAGAGAGTTGCAGAGTTGAAAAGGTGCTTAATGGACACGGTTTATGGGACGTATTTTGGGATCAGAGCGTCATCTGAGGTTCGAGCTGAGGTTCTGGAGCTGGTTGCTCAGTTGGAGGCAGCAAATCCAACTCCAAATCTAGTTGAATCGCCTGAATTGCTCGGTGGGAACTGGAATTTAGT GTTTACGGCATTTTCTGAGCTGTTACCTCTTCTGGCTGCGGGCACCATTCCCTTATTGAAGGTCGAAAAGATTAGTCAAACAATTAGTACAAGCCGCCTTATCATAGAGAACTCAACTACATTATCAAGTCCTGTTGCCACCTTGTCTTTCAGTGCAACTGCTGCTTTTGAAGTTCGAAGTCCATCAAGAATACAGGTACCCTTTTTGGACTGCACAGTAATTTCTTCAGAGAG GTTGAATTCAAAGAAGGGACATTTAAGCCTCCAGAGCTCAAGTCAAAAATAG